AAGGATTCGGGGATTTTGACAAAAAGATTACCTCACTTTTGCAGGAAAAGGGAAAACCGTTTTTGATCGCGGTCAACAAATGGGATTCCATCGAAGACAAGAGCGACAAGACATTCAAAGAATATAAGGAAAAACTTTTTAGTCGATTTCCTTTGTTAAACGAAGTCCCGATCATCACGATCAGCGCGACCGAAAAACTCCGCGTCAAAAAACTTGTGGATCTTGCCTTCGATCTCGCCACACGTTCGCAGAGAAAGGTCAGCACTTCCGAGTTGAACAAAAATCTAAAGTCCTGGATGGGACTCGCGGGAAGATCTTTTTCCGCGCACCAACCTCCGAAGATGTTGTATTGCACGCAAGTGTCGACTTCTCCGTTTCATCTCATTCTTTTTGTAAATCACGTGGACTACTTCAAACCGAATCTCGTTTCTTTTTTGAAAAAGAAACTGACCGAAACCTATGAACTCCAAGGAATTCCGGTTCAATTGGAGTTTCGCTCGGATCGAAAATGAATTTTCTCTGGATCGTTTTTTTAAGTTTTGCCGCGGGTTCGATACCTTTCGGATATTGGATCGCGCTTCACCTTGCGGGCGTGGACATTCGGAAATCGGGAAGTAAGAACATCGGCGCGACAAACGTGGGTCGTTTGGTTGGATGGAGATACGGATTTCCCGTTTTGGTTTTAGACATCGCCAAAGGGGCGCTTCCTGTTTATCTTTCCGGTCATTTTTATCCCGAAGGAGGAATTCCGTTTCAACTCCTCTGCGGAGTTTTGGCGGTACTGGGGCATATGTTTTCTCCATTCTTAAACTTTAGCGGCGGGAAGGGAGTTGCAACGGCGTTAGGCGTTTTTTTGGTTCTGACTCCTATCGCGTGTTTGGGCGCGGTTCTTGTCTTTTTAGCGGTTTATAAATTTTTTAAATTTGTTTCTCTGGGATCAATTTTTGCTTCCCTAACGCTTCCTCTCGTTTATGCTTTTTCCTCGGTTCTTCTTTTACACGAAGAAGTTTCGTATTGGGTTTTAGGAACCATGATTTTTATCTCTATCGGGATCATACTGACCCATAGGGAGAACATTCTTCGGATATTAAATCAGTCCGAGTTGTTCGCGGTCAAAAACGAGGATCAAAAAAGTGATTCAGAGAGAAATCGACGATAACAAATCTCGGGAAGAAAAGATCGAATTCCTAGATCAATTCTTACTCTATCATCCCGTCTTTGAAATCGCCGACCTCTACAAATGGCTCTACTACGGAGAATTTGGAGAAGTAGAAAAACAGGAATTTTATACGGATCACACGGAAATCGTTCCGGAATTACAATCCATTCTGGACGATATCAAATCGGAAGAGGGAAAACCGTATCCCGATCGAGTTTGGGAGCCTCTCGGATTTTCGCAGAGATATCTTCTGATCTATCTTACGCCTTACGCGAAGAGGGATTATCCGATCAAAAGATTGGTCAATCTGATTCAGAGGTCGACGGCGTTCCAAGGGTATCGGATGCGTTTTAAATTGGATTGGATCATCTTAAAGGATTTAATCACCGAAAGGCTTCCGGTTTACACCAAACAAGAGTTCAACGACTTCGAGGATCGAATCCAGTTTCAACAACTTCCGGAAGTGGACCTTTCCTCCACGTATAAGAGCGCGTATCCTTCCAAGTTTCGAGTCGTTTCCGCGAAGTTATTCTACGAATACTTTCCCGAATTTGTGAGAGAACCGAAAGGATTCTCGCTTCTCATGAAAATGAAAGACGAAGGAGAATCGGAACTTGTGTTACCGAAGAGAGAAAAAAGTTCCGAAAAGGTTTCGGCGATTCTTGCGGAAATTCCGGAGGAGGAAGAATCGGAAAACACGGAAAATTTTAATTTCGACGGTTTGTGAATCGTTCTGAAAGGAAGGTCGCAGACGCTTAAGAGCATCGAATCAAAGGTCGATTTTCGCTTTACAAAGTTCTAAATTTGTCGTTCCCTTGAAAGAAAAGGACATTCGCAGGTCATGCTCAAAGAAATCAATTTTGCACTTCAAAGTTCACCCGGCGCTCGCCAATTTTCAAAATCTGAATTTACGATTCGGAATATGCCTGATCGCCTTCATCCTCTTTCCGAATTGGAAAGCGTAAATTCTGGAGCGAGAAACATCGCAAAGGTCGGAGTCAATACGGATGATCAAGCGACTCGGAGAGGTTATCTCATCGATCTGAACGCCTGATCGTTTCTAAAAAGTAGGAACTCAAACTTTTCGGAAGTTTCTACGGACGGATTCTTCTTAAAAATTTTAATAAAACGGACCCTCGTCTGAACGCCGGTCTCAATCGAACGCCGAGCTTAAAGGTCTTTTGTAGAGAAGGATGAAATCTCGTTTTGTTTTTGCTACATCACTCGGCCTAAGTTGCATTTTTACATTTCATTCTATTTCGGCAAAGGATCCAAACGATCAGAATCCATTCGAAGGAACTTGTCGTTCTTCCTTAAATCAATGGATCAAATCGATCGCCGGTTTGCCCGGATCGGAGGATGAAAATCTCAAAACACAGAAGTCTTCCTTTAGAGACGGAAGTTTTTGGCTGATCGATTCCACACCTTCTAAAAATTGGGATTGGTATCTTCTTCAACCGCAAAGAGAAAACAAGCTCTGTCTTATCTTCCAAACCAATGCCTTTCAGGTGAGGACGAGCGAAAGAGGAAAGCGTCGGATGATTTTTTCCAAAATTCGGGGATCCGGTAATTTTCCTTCGAGGGAAATCGATTTCGTTTTCGAAAAGAAGAATAAAACATTCCAGCCAAGGAAATGTGTGGAGATTCGGTTTCAAGAAGAACAGTCTATCCGAAAGCGGGTTCCCTGTTTTTCATTTTTAGAATCAGAAGCTTCTCTCGGAATTTTTGCGGGAGTTCCCACAAGAATTCTTGAGGGAGAATTTCACTTGCAAAAATAATAATTTTGCGATGGTCGAAAATTCTTTCTGTCGGAGTTCCGACAAGCTCACCTGTGAAAATTGCGGGCCCCACCCGATTTTTGGGTGGAGGGGTTGATGAGCGACTCATAGGGAGCGAATCATTGAGTTTCGGTGGCGGAAAACTCCGGCGGACATTTCTCTATCACAAAAATTGCATGTTTGCAAGGAGAATTCTTCCTGTAGGAGTTCCTACAGAAATCCTGATTAAATCTTTGTTGCTTCTAAATCGCTTTCTGACTTGCGCTAAAGCTCGTGACTCGTTGGGCTGACTTCGCAATGTATGTGCGGCGACTTTTGCTTTCAGAATGTATTCTTTTCGATTCCGGAAAGAAGTTTTCGTTTTAGTCCGGTGAATTCCTTTAATACAGATCCTAAAAAAAGATTTTTCTTTCTAATTTCGTCTAACGTGTCTTTGTGTCTCAGGATATAAATTTCGGTCTTTCGAATCAAGTAACCCAAATCTTCCCAGCCGCTAATTTTATTTCTAAACTCGGAAAGAATAGATTCGTATGATTCTTCCCTTATGGAAGGTTCGGAAAACGTATCCAAAACGTTTTTGATCTTTTCCAAAAGTTCTCGGCGGAAGGTTTCCGCCGTTTCCGAAGATACTTCCGGATCTTGTTCTTCGTTCCAGGGAAGAAATTTTTTCCAATAATATCCGTGATCGGAAAACTGAGAAAGAATGGAATTCGCCTTTTCGATCGAGACGTTTTCGCAATTTTCAATCCTCGCTCCTCGAACGTTGACGTTGTAAACCGGAAAGTCTAATGTTTGAAAGGATTCTTCAAACCAGTGACGGTATAAGTCCAAAACGTAATCCGTCAAAACCTCTCCGCCGCCTGCGGACGGAACCAAACGAGTGTCCCGTTTTCGGATGATCATCTCGTTGATTCTCTCGAGACTCTGAGTTCGGTTTAAAAGGGTGAGCCATTTTTCGTTATGATGAGTTCCGGTGGAATGAATCTCCCTTCCCGAATACGCAAGATCCTGTCCCACCAAAAAGATCGGCTTACAACCAAGATTTCTAAGAAGATCAAACGCAGTCGTCGCGACGCTTCCTCCGGATTGAATGTCTCCGATCGTTCCGAGGATTTTTTCTGCGGTTTTGGAACCTGCGGTCACTTCTCTTTTTAATTCTCCGCTTGCGTCGACCACATACTTTGCAGTCAGAGAATGTACGATCTTGGAAAACTTCTGCGATCTTAGAATCGGAGGGGAGCTGACCAAGTCCGCGAACAAAGGCACGTTAGACGATTCCGCGCCCATAAAATGAAAGAAAGAATGAGTTTGTGCGTCAAGTGTGATCACACCGTCGGGAACGATTCCGAACTTGAGGAGCGCTTTTAAGGAAGTATCGCAGGAAAATAAAAAGACCTTGTCCCTGACTTTCGAAATCCATTCACACTGACTTCGAAGGGAAGGTCCTGCGGAGACGAGCATCGCCGGAGTGTTTGCAAATTTTTCCTTTAAGAGTTCCACTCGGGTTCTTGGATTTTTGGAATCCGGAAAATTCGCCGTGTTTACGAACGTGTTGCGGACCCAGATTCTTTCAAATTCAAACTTGGTCAATAGATCGCTCATCTTCGAGGAAAGAATCTTGCGGATCTTGACCTCGAGTTCTCCGTAATACATCTCGTTCAGAGAAGTGCTTGCAGAGTTTCGAAAAATTCGAATTCCAGAAACTCTTTCGACGGGGAGCGATTCCAGATAATTCCAGAGCAAGTTGAGAGCGGAATGTCCGAGAAACAAATGTCTTCCGGGCACGTCCATCACCGGTTCCAAAATCCCGTCCCAAAGAGGAAAGATGAGTTCCGGATGTTCGTCGATCAAAAGAAGAATCTGGCCCGGTTCTAAATTCTTATGAACTTCGTAGATGAGGTGAGGATTTCCGAGTCCGATCACGGCGACCAAATCCGTCGCCGAAATTTTTTGCGCCTGAAGAGATCGGAGGGCCTGCGTCAAAGGTGCGACCGTGCTCGAAAGTGCGCGTCCGTTGAAGTCGAGAAACCATTCTTCCGGATTCTTCGCTGGCTTCAGAGTGAATTGGATTTTCGGGTCGGGTTCTCTTTGGAAATAGAGGGATAAGTACGGCTTTTTCCCGAATATTTCTCTTGTCTTTTCAGAGAGATTGTGAGACATAATAACCCAGGTGCATTCTATTCCCTGCCGAAATCTGGTCAATTGGAATCATCTTTCCGGAAGATCCGGAAACGAAAAACACAAAAACTATGTATTTAAAAAGCCTGAATATTGTTGGATTCAAAACGTTCGCGGACGAGACGGAAGTTCTTCTCGATCCTGGTTTTACCGCCGTAGTAGGACCGAATGGAAGCGGTAAGTCGAATATCGTAGACGCGGTGAAGTGGGTCTTCGGTGAGAAGTCCGCGAAGGGACTTCGCGGTGATAAGATGGACGACGTTATCTTTCACGGTTCCGAAGCGCGCAAACCAGCGGGTTACGCGGAAGTCTCGGTGATCTTTGATAATTCTTCCCGACTCATCAAGATGGATTATCCCTCGGTCAAGATGACTCGTCGTCTTTACTTGGACGGAAACAACGAATACTGTATCAACGATTCCCGAGTTCAGAGAAAGGACATCGAAAAACTTCTCATGGATACCGGAATCGGAAAGTCTTCCTATTCCATCATGGAACAAGGGAAGGTGGATCGCATTCTCCATTCCAAACCCGAAGAAAGAAGATTGATCTTCGAAGAGGCGGCCGGTGTTTCCCGTTTCAAAGTGGAACGTCAAGAAGCCCTCAAACGTCTGGACGATACGAAACAAAACCTCCTTCGTATCCAAGACATTATGAATTCCATGAAAAAGGAAATGGAAGTCAAAGAGAAACAAGCGGAAAGAGCGGAGGCCTATTTCAAACTCAAGGCCGAGTTAGACGAAACCGATAAGATCATCCGTTATCTCAAATACAGCACTCTTACAAAAAAACTAAAGGCTTCCGAAGAGGAACTCCAATCCATCAAGGATAAGAATCAAACTCTTCTCGAAACGATCAGCGAAGAAACCGGAAGAATCGAGGTTTTGGAAAAAGACAAAGCGGAGATCGAAAAACGCGTCTCCGAAATCGATAAAAAATTATACGATCATCTTTCTCAAACCAAGATCCAAAAAGAAAAGATCGAGAAAAACAAACAGATCATCCTCGAATACGAAGAAAGAATTTCCGATATGACGGAAACTCTAAACTCCGAAGAATCTTCTCTGAGCCTTCTCGTCATCGATTTGGAAAGAATTCAGAGAGAATGTTCCGAACTCCAAGGCGAAGTCGAGCTTCTCGAAGAAGAAATTGCTAAATTAAAGAATTCGAAACTAGTCCTCGAAAAACAAATCGAAGACGAGAATCACAGCGTTCTCGAAAAAGAATCCAAGATCGGAGCGAACGACAAGGCTCACAATGAACTCAGGGAAAAACTCAAAGAAGTCATCTTTGAATTGATCAGCCAACTCGAATCCAGAAAAAAAGAAGCGATCGACACGGAAACCCGCAGAAAGGAACTCAAGGAATTTCTTCTTTCCAAGATGTCCGAATACGCGGTTCAAATCCAGGAGTTACGAAACAATCTACAACTCTCGGACAATTCTAAAGTGGCGGCGGTTCTGGAAACCTTGGATCTCGGAGACGTTCAATCCAAGTTGGAAGAATTTGTTCATCTTGAAGATATGATCCGAAACATTCTTTTTGATCGGGACGGTTTTCTTTCCCGCAAAGAAACCTTGGATCAACAGATCGAAGACCTCATCCTGGACAACGAAAATCTCACAAGAAGTATCAAAGACTCCGGTTTGAAGATCGAAGCTCTCAGAGAGGATCTGGAAGCGAACAAGGAACAGACCGTATTCTTAGAGAAGAAGGTTCTG
The Leptospira stimsonii DNA segment above includes these coding regions:
- the plsY gene encoding glycerol-3-phosphate 1-O-acyltransferase PlsY; the protein is MNFLWIVFLSFAAGSIPFGYWIALHLAGVDIRKSGSKNIGATNVGRLVGWRYGFPVLVLDIAKGALPVYLSGHFYPEGGIPFQLLCGVLAVLGHMFSPFLNFSGGKGVATALGVFLVLTPIACLGAVLVFLAVYKFFKFVSLGSIFASLTLPLVYAFSSVLLLHEEVSYWVLGTMIFISIGIILTHRENILRILNQSELFAVKNEDQKSDSERNRR
- a CDS encoding motility associated factor glycosyltransferase family protein — its product is MSHNLSEKTREIFGKKPYLSLYFQREPDPKIQFTLKPAKNPEEWFLDFNGRALSSTVAPLTQALRSLQAQKISATDLVAVIGLGNPHLIYEVHKNLEPGQILLLIDEHPELIFPLWDGILEPVMDVPGRHLFLGHSALNLLWNYLESLPVERVSGIRIFRNSASTSLNEMYYGELEVKIRKILSSKMSDLLTKFEFERIWVRNTFVNTANFPDSKNPRTRVELLKEKFANTPAMLVSAGPSLRSQCEWISKVRDKVFLFSCDTSLKALLKFGIVPDGVITLDAQTHSFFHFMGAESSNVPLFADLVSSPPILRSQKFSKIVHSLTAKYVVDASGELKREVTAGSKTAEKILGTIGDIQSGGSVATTAFDLLRNLGCKPIFLVGQDLAYSGREIHSTGTHHNEKWLTLLNRTQSLERINEMIIRKRDTRLVPSAGGGEVLTDYVLDLYRHWFEESFQTLDFPVYNVNVRGARIENCENVSIEKANSILSQFSDHGYYWKKFLPWNEEQDPEVSSETAETFRRELLEKIKNVLDTFSEPSIREESYESILSEFRNKISGWEDLGYLIRKTEIYILRHKDTLDEIRKKNLFLGSVLKEFTGLKRKLLSGIEKNTF
- a CDS encoding chromosome segregation SMC family protein produces the protein MYLKSLNIVGFKTFADETEVLLDPGFTAVVGPNGSGKSNIVDAVKWVFGEKSAKGLRGDKMDDVIFHGSEARKPAGYAEVSVIFDNSSRLIKMDYPSVKMTRRLYLDGNNEYCINDSRVQRKDIEKLLMDTGIGKSSYSIMEQGKVDRILHSKPEERRLIFEEAAGVSRFKVERQEALKRLDDTKQNLLRIQDIMNSMKKEMEVKEKQAERAEAYFKLKAELDETDKIIRYLKYSTLTKKLKASEEELQSIKDKNQTLLETISEETGRIEVLEKDKAEIEKRVSEIDKKLYDHLSQTKIQKEKIEKNKQIILEYEERISDMTETLNSEESSLSLLVIDLERIQRECSELQGEVELLEEEIAKLKNSKLVLEKQIEDENHSVLEKESKIGANDKAHNELREKLKEVIFELISQLESRKKEAIDTETRRKELKEFLLSKMSEYAVQIQELRNNLQLSDNSKVAAVLETLDLGDVQSKLEEFVHLEDMIRNILFDRDGFLSRKETLDQQIEDLILDNENLTRSIKDSGLKIEALREDLEANKEQTVFLEKKVLELGSERNARLEAAKAIGLRKEEIEKRIQNAKDSIQNVIVKKQEFEKEVSILEQQIESSYNEFLDMSRALESEKETLRNILKEIQTLKHDIQKNQDDFKNLIPVLTEKERAASGLKVQIDSFTEELYNDYSISEQELSAEFEKRDLERTKEEVKLKRLKSDIQMLGSINPLSIEEYRSVKEIYEHHRVQKEDIEKSKADVEDVLNRINEESEKLFRETFEKIRENFQETFSTLFNGGRAILELTESEDSLNAGIEIMAEPPGKHVQNLRLLSGGEKSMTAIALLFAIYMVKPSPFCFLDEIDAALDEANKLRFCQILDKFKDKSQFIVITHAQSTINRANSIFGVTNEEPGISKILSLKLDEAAHLAERVTEAAV